A region from the Drosophila mauritiana strain mau12 chromosome 2L, ASM438214v1, whole genome shotgun sequence genome encodes:
- the LOC117140847 gene encoding uncharacterized protein LOC117140847, with protein sequence MQHYLLLFGALISLLASAYAIKCYACESVYEASCGDDFEVENHFKYDCAFIAPPRFLENDLLSVNATACLKRVFKENGVRKIVRGCYFGEVNATDVWCKMDPTLSAVQNSSCHVCDSENYCNGSEKHTADKWKILASLVLFLLATQLL encoded by the exons ATGCAGCATTATTTACTTTTGTTTGGCGCGCTCATCTCGCTGCTGGCCTCag CTTACGCCATCAAGTGCTATGCCTGCGAATCCGTCTACGAGGCTAGTTGCGGCGACGACTTCGAAGTCGAGAACCATTTCAAATACGACTGCGCCTTCATTGCTCCACCGCGATTCCTGGAGAACGATCTGCTCAGCGTGAATGCCACGGCCTGTTTGAAACGGGTGTTCAAGG AAAACGGCGTGCGCAAGATCGTCAGAGGCTGCTACTTTGGCGAGGTAAATGCCACCGATGTGTGGTGCAAaatggaccccaccctgtcGGCGGTGCAGAACTCAAGTTGTCATGTGTGCGACAGCGAGAACTACTGCAACGGATCGGAAAAGCATACAGCGGATAAATGGAAAATCTTGGCCAGCCTGGTCTTGTTTCTCTTGGCAACTCAACTACTGTGA
- the LOC117135216 gene encoding uncharacterized protein LOC117135216 — translation MAMMAALASLFLLVTLASSARAITCYECDSVNNPGCGERFVGDDISTTDCDVVANMRSLGAEATCLTKYHEGMPGDTRFVRRSCYFFDASPTGISCDDGPDPVVPFMNFLGCALCDTDLCNAAAGLSTMPLVIALSVLGLLVLPTT, via the exons ATGGCGATGATGGCAGCGCTTGCCTCGCTCTTTCTGCTCGTCACGCTGGCCAGCTCAG CCCGTGCCATTACCTGCTACGAATGTGATTCCGTCAATAATCCAGGGTGTGGGGAGCGATTTGTGGGCGATGACATATCCACGACGGATTGCGATGTGGTGGCGAACATGCGATCCCTGGGAGCGGAGGCCACTTGCCTCACCAAGTACCACGAGGGAA TGCCAGGAGACACGCGCTTCGTGAGGCGCTCCTGCTACTTTTTCGATGCCTCCCCAACAGGCATCAGTTGCGACGATGGACCAGATCCTGTGGTGCCCTTTATGAACTTCCTGGGCTGCGCACTCTGCGATACGGATTTGTGCAACGCAGCCGCTGGATTATCCACAATGCCCTTGGTCATTGCCCTCTCGGTACTCGGACTGCTTGTCCTCCCGACTACCTAA